The genomic stretch CATGATCTGAGGGGAGCCCTGGAGGATGTCATCGAGTTGCAGCTGAGCGAGAGTGTGCTGAAGATGCAGGCCAAGCCCGTGACCACACCTCAATCGCTGACGCTGCTCAAGAGCTGTGCGGCCAGTGTGCTCATTGAGAATCCCGATCCCATGCCGGATAACAGCTATGCGAGCATTCTCAGAGGAGATCAGGCGGATGCCATGTCAGGTGAGGGTTAGCAATAATTTCAACCAGGAAAACCTTATCCTATTTGTGTATCTCCTTAGATTCCGCCAAATTCCGAAAACTCTGCGATGCCATCGACACTCCAACGAAGCTCTACGATGAGCGACAATTTCCGCCTGTCGCCATTGCGGCCAAAGATTGACCAAAACGCCGCAGTTCCATAGACATGGTCTTTGTAGAAAAACCATAGAAATATCGACcccaaaaacaatataaaaaccCTTAGAAAAGTTgtccaaaaaaatatatgaaaaatgtACTTTTAAGTTCTGCTAAAAagcaaaatcaacaaaaaggAAATACTCCAAACAagaaaatttaacaaaaaaagtattttaatttatatactAACTGTAAGAATTAATCCTCTTTAATTTCCAATcgattttgtatataaatatatctttaaCTATAGAAACTTCCCATAATTGTTAACAAATTTATATCTTGGCTTTCTCATTCCGTTAATATCTCCATTTGTCCAAGTGTTCTCATAGATTCTCTCTAATGCAGTTATCCAAACTCTGTATTTTTGTatgatatataaatatatatatatttagtgATATAACAAATTATTATAGTAATAGTAAAGACTTAGCAAATTGTGCGATAGAAGCTCAacagaaaatcaaaaaaaaaaaaactaaaaacaaaaatacaggaggaaacaaagcaacaaataaTGTACCTTACAAAACTGAATGAAACACTAAACGTATTCAATTAGCTTtgcaaataattaatataacaaTTAAATGTTTAACAAACATAAAcgtaaattaaatattataaatatacaaacataAACTCGGAGCAGCGTAATGTCAATGAAAAATCTTaagtattttaaatattattcatTATTGAAACAATAGTTATAATTTATGAACTTTAGGCATGTCATGACATAATTTAATATCTTATTCGATTTGCAATTAATgaaaaaagcaattaaaaaagattaaagcaatttatttatgcccaaaataatttaaattaatttaattaaatgaaaaaattataaaatacaaaaaaataaaaaaaaagaaaaacaaatagaaaaaaatttaaaaacctgaaaaaaacaaataaaaattacaaaaaccCCTAAAACAATTGTGTGATTTGTTAATTAACTCAAGGTAACTGAAGATAAATAATAAGTAAGAGGAAAGGTCTCTGTAGTGATACTTCTTTAAGAAATAATAGCTAAGAAATCATTATATACTGTATATGCATATTGTAGAACCTTTATGAGGTGTTGAAAAATCTTTTATATCACTAAGGACAGGCAGTTCTACAATCGAAAATTGATAAAATTTccgtatattttatatgtcGTTCTGGAAGGTTATAGAGATTTCGATAGAGACTTTTAAAAGGCATTCTAAAAACATTTTACGATTCAAGAATTTCCGCTGGGATCCATTGAAACTTTATTATTAACAAGGGGAATATTTAAATGCTTTTCCTTGGATTAAAGAAGGATTGTAGTAAGAATATTCtgcaaatttttaaatttgtaggGCATTATAGTAAAAATACTTGTTAAAAACATTTAGTGTAGGGCTATAGTCTTGGGAATAGTGTTACTGGATCCCGTCTAACAATAAGATTTAGGTTTATTTATGGGTTGAAAGAGTATTGTGTTACGAAACATGACTGGAAATAGTTGTAAAAAGTACTAATGATGCGAATTGTATGCCATTTAAGGTCTTAAGGTACACCATTACTCAATTTGCTGGCGCGTTGGTTCTTAGATGGTTCCATCTGATGGTCCTGATCCATCTCCTCCTGAttatgatgatggtgatggcggtgatggtgatgatgatgatgatgtcgaTGGTGTGGTTGCTCTGGCAGTGGTATAACCTCTGGCTCTTCTTCGGGTTCCAGAACTTCATCCATTTGCGTTGACTTATCCACTTTCCAGACAATTTCCGGTGGAGGAGTTTTCTGGGATTTCAGTGAGAACATGGAGCCTATTTTCTTCAGCTTATTATGAACCGAAGCCTCAATATCGGGATCGGCCAAGCTCTTAAGGCTCTTCATGGATAATGGCTTCGATGTCGACGAGGGCTTAGAACGACTTGAACGGGATTTACCGGATTTTGAAGAAGAGCTAGAActggaggatgaggatgagctGCCGGAACCAGAGCTGGTGTGCACTGGCTTTGTGGTAATCCAAATTTTCATTGCAAAAAAAACTTCCGATCGTAAGGCTTCCTTGAGAGAGATCTGTTTTGGGAAAAGACTTTAATCAAACAGGATTCTGATTTCagaatatattaaatatgacTTACCTTCTCTTCAATGGCCACAGATTTCACATTCCAAAAGAATTCCGTGCATCCTAGAACCATAGCCGAGAGCAGTCCTAATCCCAGGACCAGGAATACACCGCCCACATTCTCCAGACCCAATTCGGGGGTGTCGCCCCCACCATCCTCGCTCTTCTCacagctgccgccgccatgCATCTCCTTCCACCACTTGCGCTTCAGCTCCGCCAGGTTGCCCAGCTCTCCCAGCTTCAGGACTGCTCCACTGATCTGCTTGCGATACGGAGAATCTATGGAAGAAATATGGATGTAAAGTCTATCATCTTCTGCTGGTGATAGTGGACTTACTAAAAGGCATTGCAATGCCATAGCTTTTATAGTCCAACCAGCCACCGATCTGCACAAGATCGCACTTTCTCTCTACATTGTACTCCAAAGTGGTTGACTCCATCATGAAGGCATAGAGATTCTTGCCCTTCTGCACCCTCTCAACACCTTCGTCATTTGTTTTGGTAAATACCGATGGACTGGCACTCTCCATGGCGGTCCACATTTTTTGATATGTCGTAAAGTTAGAGTCGCGAAAGAAACCCAAAGTGGAGCCGCCCAGCATGGCACCATATTTGATCTTGGTCTGGGCAGCCAGATCCTCGGCATTACTGATTGAGTTACCCTGGCGAGAATTGGTCAGAAAGGCAGCCAAATTGGCTGTATAGGAGTTCAACATCATGAGAGCAAAGAACCACCACATTCCAGTCACTAAACGGGTTGAGGCAGCCCTAAAAAAGGATCATTATATTAATGAAAATCCCTGTTAAGAAGCTCCCACCTACTTGGGCAATATATCGCAGCCTTGTCCCATCAACGATCCAATCGACAGCCACGTGGTGTTCATTATCGTCCAGATATTCTCAACTTCCTCGGGTTCCTTGCAGGGATGCGGATTCTCCCAGTCGTCGGGCGCCATACGGGCCAGAGCGAAGAGCAGCAGCGATATAAACAGATATGCCGAACCCATATAGATCCACACATCCAAGGAGAAGGGCGACAGGAATGAGAATAGATCGGTGGGTGGTATGGGCGGCTTTGAGAACAGTATGCTGATGCCCAGGGTCATAAAGGGTGGCGTAAAATCCACAGCCTGACGTCTGGATGAGGTCATTGTCAGATCACAGATGCCCAGATCAGCATTCTGGGAAGAAGATGGTTAAAATATATAGTTTATAATTATAAACTCACCCCATCGATTAGTTGCCTAACAATGCCATCCCACAGTTGTGTGGTTGGATTGCGGGATCCATATCTGCCATCGGGTGACATACGGAATTCGTACTTAAAATTTAGCATTTGAGCGATGGCATCTATGAGATCTATGGAGTAGCCCTCGTATCGGGCGTTTCCATAGAGCACCTCACCCTCCTCGGGTTCTTTTAGAGTGAGAAAGGGCGCTCCCAAACGggaggatataataaaggTTTTGTTGGACAACTTTTGACCCACTCGCTTTTCGCTTTCCTCATCATCGTTGAGGATATCCAAACCATTGACGGGATCCCAGGTGGCCAGATCCAAATATCCACCGGCATTCACTTCCATGAAGCGTAAGGTGAAGAAGCTTCGCTGGCCGTACTCATTAAAATCAATGCGACCCGTCGAGGCCTCATCAGACCGCTAAAAAATATAGATCTTTCAAGAGAGAATATCTTTGATGGGTTCAACATACATTCTCTTACCGCTTTCATAAACTCTATAATACGTCTACCATGGGGCCAGgactttttccttttgcattCCACCTCAGGGGCTGTCAGTTCTTCGAGAATTCCCAGTTCCGTCAAACCCTTGGAGAACAGCCAGACTGCATCGTTGAGGAGTATCATCAGTGTCTTAACCCGACCTGGATCTACTTTGTAGTATCGTCCGTCTCTTTTCTCATGCTCTTCCCAATCGTGTACCACATTCTTGATGTGAAAATCTGTGGGATCCATCAGACGAACTGTCGTTATGTTTGCATCCACGCCAGAGAGTTCACCGAAGTCCATAGTGTGTGTGTCCAGAAGGGGTATGAAGACACTCTGCAAAGAATATAGTCGTTACTAGGTTCTATAATACATCTTTCTATCTAACTCCACCTGATATTCCCCCAACATTTTCAGTTCGTTTGCCTGTTGCAAGAGGCTCAATAGATTCGAGGGCGAACAGTGCACAATCAAACAATTATCTGTGGATAGTTTAATTTCCTTTAAAAATGGTCTGTAGTCCTCATCTGGACCAAGCTGTTTCATTGTAGTGGGCATGTTGCTGGGTTCACCGATTTGTAAAATATCCTGCAATTGTTGGAGCTCTAAAAGGGAGAACAAATTTAGATTATCATTTTACATAAAGAGGATCTAGATACCTCTATCCGATTCATAGATAATCGTAAAACTTCGCCAGCCAAAACTCTGTACTATTTCTGCAAATCCTTGGGATAGCAATAGGTTATCGGGATGTACATTCAGGGTCATGGTGGAGTGCTGGCGATCTGGTATGGACTCATTGGGCAGCCAATCGTAGACAATGTGGGGTATGTCTAGGGTATTGCAAATCGAGGCAATAATATCTAAAAgagattaaaaaaatattgtattttcttgaattttggaTAAGTTGTTTCTGTATTTACCCGAACTACTGCCTGTACTGGGTCCAAAAATGGCTATAACCCCTTGGGAAATCAAATTGCAAACTGAAAGAAGACCGATTACAGAGAATACTTCGAGAAAGTTCATTATTTCTTACCCATCTTTTCCATAATAAAACTATCGTCCGTATTGGCATACACCACAGTCGGAACAAGTTCTATATTTCGTTCCAATATATTTGCCCGATCCACTGCTGTGCGAAATGCAATTTCTGCTTCATCCTTGTCCGATGTAAAGATGCTGCCTAGAAAATGAGTGCAAAAATGTACGCAGCCCTTGAGACAGTGACCCAATTTCGTGCGAAACTTACCCACCATAAACTGCTGTCTAGCTCTGGCTAATGACAGCAGAATCAGcactaaatatatattaaataatgaCCACATTTTATGAACTAGAGCTTGGGGTTTTCCATTTGAAGTAGGAGATTATTCCTAATGGTTTTTTCGCCTGATGATGTAAAACTTGCAGCGCGACAATATTTCGACACAATATGCAAACTGTGTTGCTCGGAGGTCTGCAATGCAATGAGAGCTAAAtccgaatcggaatcggaattaGAGCTATGCTAAAATTAAAAGCAGTTCAGCGGATAtacacgagagagagagagcacccTCTGGGGTTTGTTTTGCTCAACATATTCTAAACAATTACGGATCATAGGAATCTtaaagagaaagagtgatCTACTTGGATCGTGGCCAATAAAGTGTTGTCTCTCATTGAGATAAATATTTCATGTTTTAATGCTCGTACTACACTTAGActtaaatttgaaaattgtcGCGAAATTGTGACAGATCATCAGTTCTGGATGATGGTTCTTCCGGTGTGAAGGTAGTGCTTCGGAAATTCCACAGTTTTCGGCAGCAAATTGTTCTTAGATTTGTCTTTGAAAGCGCTTCTAAGTTCGATCTTCTGCTTCAAAGCTTATACCTTCTTGCGTACTAGATGGTCGTAGAACACCACATATCCTAATTTGGGAGAGTAAACCATCGATCTTTTGGCATTTCTCGAATACAAATTAGCCTGGCCACCGACTGTGATAATCTTATGATCGCCCTTGTGCATAAACAACAGACCAAAGTGATGATCGTGCATCACCAAATAGTTATCGCTGTGCGTATACTTGACCATATTGTAGCGTGCATTCGAATAGCTCAAATGATGGGCCATGGGCCTCACACGACAACGGCCCTCAAAGACGCACTTCCAGTCAATTTTCTTGGTATCGCTGCCGCCCATGCGCCAACTGCTGTCCAGATCTATGTAACCAGAGATCTCATAACCATCACTGGATATATATGAAGTAAACACTATGGTCTGTGAAGAGCCATCATCATTTATCTTAGCAAATATGTCTAAGTAGCACCGCAAACTTACCGATAAATACTTATTCAAGTTGGGTACTTCGCGTCGCTTAAACTCTAGCAGCACTGGATCATTGTTCGAGGGTGACATAAAGTCGCCCAACAGCCCCATCGCGGTAGTCTTTGGTCTGATGGCCTGTTCGGCAATAAGCACACGTCTATCGAACTCATCGTTGTCGTAGGGGACCTTGGTGGTGCGGTATCCCAGCTGTACAATAGATTTGATGATCTTTTGGTTGCTCAGAAAGCGTTCATCGTCTGCAGTGGCAAAGGAGTTGATGTAATCATTGTATGTATCGAATTCTAAGACACTAAAGTCCACTTGATGACTGCCCATTTCGTGGTGTAAGAAGTGTTCAGTGTTTTTGGGTGAATTTTGGtgtaattattttttagtttatttttgtgtgtttaacTGTTGtagtgtttctgtttgttgtagtattttttgtgATATTGTGTATTTTTGATGGAAAAATCCGAGACTATATGCCTAATATAGATGTTCCTGGACAGTAGAAAGCAAACCTCAACCAATCCAAACCATTTGCATGCGGTAACTCTAAGTTGAGGTTCCTCTTTGGCTatgcgtcatgcggcagcgcccctcattcttcatttattccAATGAAAATTGTAAAAGGAAAGGGTTTTCCCTTACATTTgatcaaaatatatttcatatttgaattaaatattaattttactGGCGATTAATTGCACTATGTTTGTATTTGGCTGTGTTTCCTTTTACTACGCCACAAATCTCTGAGTTTATGGCTATAAGTGTGCCGCGTCTTGCgtcagcgcccctcggtctgCACTTTTTCCTGGGATAACAGCCTTTATCTTGgtttaatattataatatttctCTTTACATCTCTATTTGATATAAACATATCTGAGATCTGGGCGGCATGGGAATAGTCGTATCCcctctgttgtttttttttatattacaTCTAATACTAGTACTTCATCAAATATTATCCCCTATATCGTTATTTCTACACTAGTTTTCATCAACAAATATCTTTATTGAAATCAACAAAATCCAGAGCAAAACCATGTCTTACGACAGTTCAACGTCCACACCTGATGGATGGGGTGGACCCCGGCCGAGTTTTACATTGTCTGTCGATAGTCGCTCCCTTGGAGCGCCCATGCCTAGCCTGGCATCAGTTTTTGGTAGTGACTCACACTGGTATAATACGGTTACTTTAAGCGGATCTCGTTCTGGCAGCAGTTCAAGGGGAACAGTTGGAAAATCCATCCCTAGTTGGATATCTGGCCTGCGTTCGAAACGGCCAAGTATAACTCGCTTGATCCAAAAAAATTACGAAAATGCTGTCGATTTCAGATCAGTAGAGAGCAAGCTTAATATCAGCACACTATCTCACATTTCTCTGCCAATGGAAAAGCCAAGCGAAACGTTGGCCAAAAAAGAAAGGCTAATGGCGGAAACTGTAGCCAAATACGACTATGAAGACTATCTAAATACGTTTGTCAAGTTGGAGGACAGAAGGTACTTGACAAGTGAACGGGTCATGCAGATGTTAGTGCCGTTTAGAGTCATTCCCGGGAAGATTTTGTTGAGCGAATCCAAGTTTCAGATGGAACAAGCAAAAGGTCCTCTGGGGGCTCACTATATTCTCACGCAGAATACTATTGCCAATGATCCACTGGCCATAGCACTGGCCGAGCGCGAGAAACTCAATGCCGTTAAAGAGATTTCGGTAAGAGTATTCGgattatttataatatatattaccaAATTATATTCCCAAATTCCCACCTAGAGCATTATATTTATAAGCACTCGTGACTCCAAGGGCTTTAGCATATCCGGCTATATTGACTATGAACAGAGTTTGCGGCACTGCAAGTTGGGCTATTCTTCGGCACACGATTGGGTCAATATTTTTGCCGGTAATCAGCGTCTCGAGCCGAACGAAAACGACCTGAGTTTCATCACATGGAAGACGGGCAAAGTCTTTTACAATAATTCGGATAATTACAAGATTATTCCGGACGCCATGAAGGGTTTGTGTTTCCAGCACAAGGGCGATGGTTGTGTGATTCTTATTGAAAAGCGCATGACTGAGGATAATCCAAACTGCAGTTTTGTGGAATCAGCAAAGAATGGTtcgatcattatctatgatcaTAAAATAAGGCGAAAAAATTGATGTGACATTAAACGAAATGCAATGAGTCTTATTTTTATGAtctgtttattcaaattacTCTCGACAGCTCTTTGGAGATCATATCAAACCTCTTGGTAGATCAAAAAGGCTGCCATAAACCAAAACAATATCAAGAACATCATAATATTTGGCACACACAATCGCGAAGAAGAGCCTCggacaaaacaaaataatcgAGCAGCAATAGGTCAGAGCACAACCAGACTAGACCAGACTGGCTGATGCCGCCTACGTCACCGACAAGCGTCATAAAGAATCTCAGGAGAGCATAAAAGAAACCATACGTATATCTAGTAAAGTTCAGAGAGAACTGGAGAGAGTGTTCCCCATTCACGACCAACATTCAAAGGGGACCGTCAGTAGGCGTTTAAAGCGCTCCAAGACTGGATGCTGCCGTCGCGTAGAAATAAattcacaaaaatatattttaaaaattctaCTTTACgtaattttgtgtgtgttttggtttGTGTGTGCCGTCTATATGTAGTTGAGTATTGAAAAAACGAAATGGCCGCTGCATTTagaaaattcaattagtttcgagtgtttttgtttttggaagcCAAAAAAGTAAAATGCATTTCTGTCCAGTCTACATTTATGCCTTTGTATTATTCAAAACGATTTTGGCCCTGAGTGGCGATGGTCGTAATGAAATCACAGTGGGTAGGTCTTCAGTCATTCATTCGAATGATTTATTCAATCATTTCCGTTCTGTTTAGGTGCCATTTtctatgaaaatgaaaaggaaatCGAACTCAGTTTCGATCAGGCATTTCGTGAGGTCAATAATTTGAAATTCGCGGAACTGCGTTTTGTCACTATCAAGCGATATATGCCATCGAATGATAGTTTCCTGCTACAACAGATTAGTGAGTATCGATCTTGAAGAGAACATGGCCATCGTAAACTTATGAGAAATTCATCTTCCGTGTAGCTTGTGAACTGATTTCCAATGGCGTTGCGGCTATTTTCGGACCAAGTTCAAAGGCAGCTAGTGGTACGTTCACGTTTCTCTCTAAGGCTGAAGACATATGTTCTATTCTGGttgttctcttttctttttttttgttgtagatATTGTGGCGCAAATTGCAAACACGACCGGCATTCCACATATAGAATACGATCTGAAACTGGAGGCTACGCGTCAGGAGCATTTAAATCATCAGATGTCTGTGAATGTGGCACCCACCTTGTCCGTTCTATCGCGTGCCTACTTTGAGATCATCAAAACGAACTATGAATGGCGCACCTTTACACTCATCTACGAAACGCCAGAGGGTCAGCTATACCATCAGTCAGATACCCTTTAATCTCTCATTCTGTATCTCTTATAGGTCTAGCACGCCTACAAGATCTTATGAACATTCATGCTCTTAACAGCGACTACGTAAAGCTCAGAAATCTGGCAGACTATGCAGGGGACTATCGAGTCTTATGGAAAGAGGCAGATGAGACCTTCCATGAACATCGCATCATATTGGATTGTGAGCCGGGAACATTGAAGGAATTACTCAAGATCTCTGTGGATTTCAAGTTACAGGGACCCTTTAGGGTAGCCTATCCATtggaaaaatatcaatatctattattaaaaattatgatatttctAGAACTGGTTCCTCACACATCTGAATACGCATAGTTCTGGATTAAAGGATATTTATAATGAAGATTTCAAGGCAAATATCACATCAGTGCGTTTGAAAATCGTGGATCCCAATCCCTTTGAGAGGAAAAAGACCCGCATTAGCAGAGTGGATGTAAGTTTGTACTAGAGTTCTGAATGAACTGGAAACCGAATCGATTCTGTGGGACTCAGCATTAGCTTCGTTTGCTCAGCTATAATCTGCGTCTCAGCATTCTCATTATATAAAAACGATTTTTCAAAAAGAAGCGTGTATATCTAAAAACTTCGTTTTTTTACTCGCTCACTCactattgaattttaattttctggtagagagaaagagaaagcaacaaacaaatcTTGTCAGTTTTTATCCGCAGTGCTCGCACTCGGTTCAGTTTGTATGTAAAGACATCAAAAATCCTCTCTCACATATTCTATCCTTAGCAAATACTAGGAAACCAAACGATGCTACCCATACTCATCTACGATGCTGTTGTGCTGTTTGCCAATTCGGCCAGGAATATTATAGCTGCCATGCAGCCCTATCATCCACCAAATAGACACTGTGGCAGTCCAAATCCTTGGATGCTGGGACCCTTTATAgtcaatgaaatgaaaacaataTCGGAGGATGATGTGGAGCCGCATTTCAAGACGGAAAACATGAAACTAGATGAAAACGGACAGCGTACACAGTTCAATCTGGAGATCTACAAGCCCACTGTGAACGAGCCTTTGATGATCTGGACACCGGATAATGGGATAAAGAGGCGTCACATTAGTCTGGATCTAGGGGACTCGGGTTCCACACAGGATTTCTCGGTGCAAAGGAAGGTCTACACTGTTGTCACGCACTATGAAGAGCCATATTTTATGATGAAGTATGAAGCCAAAGCAGTCTGTGGATGTTTTTTCAAGTGTTTTCTACTTCTTTCTTTTAGGGAAGATCATGAGAACTTCAGAGGTCGCGAAAAATACGAAGGCTATGCTGTGGATCTCATCAGTAAATTGTCAGAGCTTTTGGAATTTGATTATGAGTTTATGATtgtcaatggcaatggcaaataCAATTCAGAGACCAAGCAATGGGATGGCATTATAAGAAAACTAATAGATCACGTGGgtaacaaaaagaaaactatagAAATATGTTCTTAATTTGAGTTCCAACCACAGCATGCCCAAATAGGAGTCTGCGACCTGACCATCACCCAACTTCGACGCTCTGTAGTGGACTTTACGGTTCCCTTTATGCAGTTGGGGATCAGTATACTGCACTACAAGAGTCCTCCAGAGCCAAAGAACCAATTTGCCTTCCTAGAACCCTTTGCTGTGGAGGTCTGGATCTACATGATCTTTGCACAGCTGGTGAtgactttggcttttgtgttgATAGCCAGGTGAGAGTCCTTATGAGATCGGCTTGTATGCCTTATAATTCAAAGTTCTTTTTGTAGACTTTCCTATCGCGAATGGTTGCCACCAAATCCGGCCATCCCGGACCCCGATGAATTGGAAAATATATGGAATGTAAACAACTCCACGTGGCTTATGGTGGGATCTATCATGCAACAGGGTTGCGATATACTCCCCAGGTTGGACATGGTATTCTAAAGAAAAAAGATCATAAGATGatcattattttgttttattttcagagGCCCTCACATGCGAATTCTCACGGGAATGTGGTGGTTCTTTGCTTTGATGATGCTCAGTACCTACACTGCTAATTTGGCTGCCTTTTTGACCAGTAACAAATGGCAGAGTACCATCAAAGATTTACAGGGTCTCATTGAACAGGATGAAGTGAAGTACGGCAGCATGCGTGGTGGCAGTACTTCGCTGTTCTTTTCGGAATCGAATGAGACCGACTATCAGAGGGCCTGGAATCAAATGAAGGACTTTAATCCATCGGCAttcaccaccaccaacaaggAGGGTGTCGCACGAGTACGAAAGGAAAAGGGCTCCTATGCTTTTTTGATGGAGACCACCAGCCTTACCTATAATATTGAAAGGAACTGCGATTTGACACAGATTGGCGAACAGATTGGAGAGAAACATTATGGTTTGGCAGTGCCATTGGGTAAGGAATTATCTAGCATAAAATATAAGAgatatttatttgtacattCCCTTATTTCGATTTAGGAGCTGACTATCGCACTAACCTAAGTGTTTCCATACTTCAATTGAGCGAGAAGGGTGAGCTCTACAAAATGAAGAACAAGTGGTGGAAGAACCACAACGTTACCTGCGACACCTTCCATGAGGTGGACGGGGATGAGCTATCGATTATCGAGCTGGGCGGTGTATTCCTTGTACTAGCTGGAGGCGTGCTCACTGGCGTGATTTTGGGCATATTTGAGTTCCTCTGGAATGTCCAGCATGTGGCTGTTGAGGAACGTGTCACACCCTGGCAGGCACTGAAAGCGGAACTCATCTTTGCCCTCAAATTTTGGGTGCCCAAGAAACCCCTAAGAATATCCGGTAGCAGCGAGAAATCCTCCTCTCGTAGATCATCTGGCTCTAAGAAGAGTCGCAGCAAGACGGGCAGttaggaaaacaaaaacataaactgTGTAATAACATTTAAAGttgaattaaaattatttcttGAACGTGAAACTGAAGAGAAGTCCACAAGGAAATTGGGCAATCTATGGTTTTGGTCGCTTTGatttatgcatatacatatgtacatatatattttgtgctATATTTATAGAGACTTTTTGTGGACTACTTACTTAGAGGGTGCTTTAGGGGTATATAAGACTAGATCGGAGACTTGTATGTGGATCTCAAAGATGGTTTTAGAGAGCTTAAGAGCTTATTAAAAGTATCTGAAACTTAGGAAATATTTCAGTCTAAGGGTATAAAATATTCGACTCTCTTACTGCTTTTTTGTGGTACCCTACTTAGCCGGCTATGGGGGCGTCCGGTTAGCCTAATTTTAGAGAACATTTAGTTTTCATTTATTGGTCCATTTCCAGCTACAGATGATGCCCAGGGTCTGCCTGGTCGATACAGagcgtttctctctctctttttttttgtgatgcGTGTTATCCATAAAACAAATGGCTCCTTCCACCCacgattgttgttgctctcccagatagagagagagagagagagagagagagagcgagagagagggatcgtagacagctccataaaat from Drosophila pseudoobscura strain MV-25-SWS-2005 chromosome 4, UCI_Dpse_MV25, whole genome shotgun sequence encodes the following:
- the clumsy gene encoding glutamate receptor ionotropic, kainate 2, with protein sequence MWSLFNIYLVLILLSLARARQQFMVGSIFTSDKDEAEIAFRTAVDRANILERNIELVPTVVYANTDDSFIMEKMVCNLISQGVIAIFGPSTGSSSDIIASICNTLDIPHIVYDWLPNESIPDRQHSTMTLNVHPDNLLLSQGFAEIVQSFGWRSFTIIYESDRELQQLQDILQIGEPSNMPTTMKQLGPDEDYRPFLKEIKLSTDNCLIVHCSPSNLLSLLQQANELKMLGEYQSVFIPLLDTHTMDFGELSGVDANITTVRLMDPTDFHIKNVVHDWEEHEKRDGRYYKVDPGRVKTLMILLNDAVWLFSKGLTELGILEELTAPEVECKRKKSWPHGRRIIEFMKARSDEASTGRIDFNEYGQRSFFTLRFMEVNAGGYLDLATWDPVNGLDILNDDEESEKRVGQKLSNKTFIISSRLGAPFLTLKEPEEGEVLYGNARYEGYSIDLIDAIAQMLNFKYEFRMSPDGRYGSRNPTTQLWDGIVRQLIDGNADLGICDLTMTSSRRQAVDFTPPFMTLGISILFSKPPIPPTDLFSFLSPFSLDVWIYMGSAYLFISLLLFALARMAPDDWENPHPCKEPEEVENIWTIMNTTWLSIGSLMGQGCDILPKAASTRLVTGMWWFFALMMLNSYTANLAAFLTNSRQGNSISNAEDLAAQTKIKYGAMLGGSTLGFFRDSNFTTYQKMWTAMESASPSVFTKTNDEGVERVQKGKNLYAFMMESTTLEYNVERKCDLVQIGGWLDYKSYGIAMPFNSPYRKQISGAVLKLGELGNLAELKRKWWKEMHGGGSCEKSEDGGGDTPELGLENVGGVFLVLGLGLLSAMVLGCTEFFWNVKSVAIEEKISLKEALRSEVFFAMKIWITTKPVHTSSGSGSSSSSSSSSSSSKSGKSRSSRSKPSSTSKPLSMKSLKSLADPDIEASVHNKLKKIGSMFSLKSQKTPPPEIVWKVDKSTQMDEVLEPEEEPEVIPLPEQPHHRHHHHHHHHRHHHHHNQEEMDQDHQMEPSKNQRASKLSNGVP
- the LOC6902594 gene encoding cilia- and flagella-associated protein 299; its protein translation is MGSHQVDFSVLEFDTYNDYINSFATADDERFLSNQKIIKSIVQLGYRTTKVPYDNDEFDRRVLIAEQAIRPKTTAMGLLGDFMSPSNNDPVLLEFKRREVPNLNKYLSTIVFTSYISSDGYEISGYIDLDSSWRMGGSDTKKIDWKCVFEGRCRVRPMAHHLSYSNARYNMVKYTHSDNYLVMHDHHFGLLFMHKGDHKIITVGGQANLYSRNAKRSMVYSPKLGYVVFYDHLVRKKV
- the LOC4816270 gene encoding cilia- and flagella-associated protein 299, which encodes MSYDSSTSTPDGWGGPRPSFTLSVDSRSLGAPMPSLASVFGSDSHWYNTVTLSGSRSGSSSRGTVGKSIPSWISGLRSKRPSITRLIQKNYENAVDFRSVESKLNISTLSHISLPMEKPSETLAKKERLMAETVAKYDYEDYLNTFVKLEDRRYLTSERVMQMLVPFRVIPGKILLSESKFQMEQAKGPLGAHYILTQNTIANDPLAIALAEREKLNAVKEISSIIFISTRDSKGFSISGYIDYEQSLRHCKLGYSSAHDWVNIFAGNQRLEPNENDLSFITWKTGKVFYNNSDNYKIIPDAMKGLCFQHKGDGCVILIEKRMTEDNPNCSFVESAKNGSIIIYDHKIRRKN